The Moraxella osloensis genome contains a region encoding:
- a CDS encoding lysylphosphatidylglycerol synthase domain-containing protein yields MNSSWFKQVWRLALTAITVLIFFMAIRALYRLTKTVHYQDVLDAIAHIPTFHLFIAAIVVAFGYLVLTLYDFIALRQLGKKLDYRHVALTSFTAYAISHTIGLNLVTASGIRYRNYRRFNLTHNEIANIVWMVSMAFTFGITTLIGASLTSHPEITIQLLSELDKSLGIFEHTFYVRVLGIIMLSVIAAIIVYAGKQGKHVVIRGWRFDLPPAKIVLQQIAIAILDLSTVALVLYLLLPPSEHISYWATFSAFIQSMAIGILSHVPGGLGVFEVVMITALPKVDRTQMLAVLLIFRLLYYIMPFLVALLALLAYEAKLYLSENSNKKK; encoded by the coding sequence ATGAATAGTTCTTGGTTTAAGCAGGTTTGGCGACTTGCATTAACAGCGATTACGGTATTGATTTTTTTTATGGCAATTCGCGCGCTTTATCGTTTGACCAAAACTGTGCACTATCAAGACGTTCTAGACGCTATCGCGCATATTCCTACCTTCCATCTTTTTATCGCCGCCATCGTGGTGGCTTTTGGTTATTTAGTACTCACCCTTTATGATTTTATTGCGCTCCGCCAACTCGGCAAAAAACTTGATTACCGCCATGTCGCCCTCACCTCTTTTACCGCTTATGCCATTAGCCACACCATTGGGCTCAATCTTGTGACCGCAAGTGGTATCCGTTATCGTAACTATCGCCGTTTTAATCTGACTCATAATGAAATTGCCAATATCGTCTGGATGGTGTCGATGGCATTTACCTTTGGTATTACCACGTTGATTGGGGCGTCTTTGACTAGCCATCCTGAGATTACCATTCAACTATTATCTGAACTGGATAAATCCCTTGGCATCTTTGAGCATACTTTTTATGTACGGGTGCTTGGCATCATCATGTTAAGCGTTATTGCAGCGATTATTGTATATGCTGGCAAGCAAGGCAAACACGTGGTGATTCGGGGTTGGCGTTTTGACTTACCGCCCGCCAAAATTGTGCTGCAACAGATTGCGATTGCCATTTTAGATTTAAGTACCGTGGCGTTGGTACTGTACTTACTATTGCCGCCTTCTGAGCATATTAGCTATTGGGCGACCTTTTCTGCGTTTATTCAATCAATGGCAATCGGTATTTTAAGTCATGTCCCTGGGGGATTGGGCGTATTTGAAGTGGTCATGATTACGGCTTTGCCCAAAGTCGATCGGACGCAGATGCTGGCGGTGCTATTGATTTTTAGATTACTGTATTACATCATGCCATTTTTGGTTGCCTTACTGGCATTGCTGGCATATGAGGCAAAGCTATATCTGAGTGAAAATTCTAACAAAAAAAAATAA
- a CDS encoding DUF1328 domain-containing protein translates to MFRWAIIFAVIALIASFLGFGGVAGLSANLAYVFLAVAVILFIIAFISRKV, encoded by the coding sequence ATGTTTCGTTGGGCTATTATTTTTGCGGTAATCGCACTCATTGCGAGTTTCTTAGGTTTTGGTGGTGTCGCAGGTTTATCGGCAAACTTGGCATATGTGTTCTTGGCAGTAGCGGTGATTTTATTTATTATCGCCTTTATTAGCCGAAAAGTTTAG